The following DNA comes from Rhodothermales bacterium.
TCGACTATACCTTTCGCTTTTGTCTTCGCCGCATCCAGTGTCTGACGCGAGCTCTCACGAGCCGTCTTCACCGCTTCCTGGAGCGCTTCCTCAACCTGTTTGTAATGGTCGAGTTTTGTTTCCAGTTCGGTGATCTTGTGCTCAAGTCGATTCTGATCGTCCTCCTGACTCTGCCACTGTTCGGCAACCATCTGGAGAAAAGCCTGGACCTCTTCTGGATCCACTCCGCGCATGACGCGCTTGAAGTCCTGCTTCTTGATATCGAGGGAAGAAAGTCTCATGCCAGCGTTGGATTTTCGTGAGATGGCATCGGCGATGCAGTCAGGTGCGGGTTCGCGACCTCTGTGCCGATTCACGAGCAGGCGATTCCGATTCCACATCGGAGACAACCGGGTTCGTGTCAACGGCCGTTACAATGGCCTCGAGATTCTGAATTCGTTTCTCAAGACCCATCGTCACTTCGGTAAGTTGTGTAACCTGCTCCAGTGCCGCCGCCGCACTCTCCTTTTCGTACTGCTTCATGGTCCTGACAAGCAGAACCATAAGGATACCGGCTGCGACTGCGACAATGAACCAGGTCATAGCAAAAAGCAAACTACTTGGTAGAATCGACCCAAGGTTGGACTACTGAAGTCGATTTCTCGCCTCTTTGATGTCGAATTTCAAGCCGGCCGATCTCCAAAAATGCTCGTTCCAAGTCGAACGTGGGTACTTCCCTCCTCAATCGCCACCTCGAAATCACCACTCATTCCCATAGAAAGTACCGCGAGAGAATGATCATACACAGCCTGACTACGCTCGAACAGCGACCGAAGTTTTGCCAGATCCGCTCTTACGTCTTCCGGATCGTCTGCCGGCCGTGCCAGCGTCATCAACCCCTTTATGGATATGCCCTCGTACGATCTCAGCCCTTCAAGCGCTGCATCCACCTCGTGCCCGGAGAAACCGAACTTGCTTTCTTCACCTGACACGTTGACCTGGAGCAGACATGGGTAGGTGATTCCACCGGATAACGCAACGCGGTTGATCGCATCGGCGAGACGCATACTGTCAAGGCCGTGAAAGATGGGGACCCTTCCGACAACGGCTCCAACCTTGTTACGTTGTAGATGCCCGACCATATGCCAGGTGACGGGCCGGTCCGGAAACGAGCGTTCCCACTCAGTCATTTTTTCCAGTAGTTCCTGAACCCTGTTCTCGCCGAAATCACGAACGCCGGCATCGTACGCTCGCGCAATATCTTCAATTGGAAATCGCTTGGACACAGCAACGACGGTGACGTCACCACGGTCCCGACCGACTCGCTGACACGCCGCAACGATTCGTCGCTCGACGCTCTCGACATTCGCCTTGATCGCCACGGACCGTTCAGTAGTCATAATCGAAGCCGCTCTTCTCTTCCTTTGCCCGGTTTGATGCCCGTTACCAATACACGTGGTAGGTCATCACTATGATCGCGAGATCATGCCTCGAATCGCAAGACGTCCAGCGGGGGTCGCGCATAGAGTCCGCGGCTATTGATGAGGCCGACCGCGAGCGTCAGTGCCGTGAC
Coding sequences within:
- a CDS encoding YggS family pyridoxal phosphate-dependent enzyme, translated to MTTERSVAIKANVESVERRIVAACQRVGRDRGDVTVVAVSKRFPIEDIARAYDAGVRDFGENRVQELLEKMTEWERSFPDRPVTWHMVGHLQRNKVGAVVGRVPIFHGLDSMRLADAINRVALSGGITYPCLLQVNVSGEESKFGFSGHEVDAALEGLRSYEGISIKGLMTLARPADDPEDVRADLAKLRSLFERSQAVYDHSLAVLSMGMSGDFEVAIEEGSTHVRLGTSIFGDRPA